CGACTCGGACAAGTTAACAaaaatatacaatatataatataatatctaaATAACATGAATATATATAGCATGataaatatatattgatatatttaatttattaaacaaaaatataaataaataaattatataaaaatggaATATATGATATAATATTGAAGTAATACGAAGATATAAACATAAAGTGTCAAATAATTATTACATAATAATCTTAAGCATACATATAGCATAAATTAAACATATTTTTACAAGAATAGTTCTGAAAATTTAACCGAGTTAGATCATTTATCCACTCAAAAACTCAGCCACCTTACTGAGTTGGATAGTCAAGTTATTGACCGAATCATTTACACAAATATAAGCGATTTGGCGAGTGATCCAAGCCAGTAATcttaccaatctgatccagaccAGATGGTCCTTACGTAGACAATAGCCAAACTGATCAATTTCCATCTAATTTAAGGTACTGAGTACTTATTACTCCAAATATGCCTTTCCAGCTGCTCTTAGCCAAGATAATTTTCCAGATTAGACTCTGTTCTCAATTTAAGGAGCGTGGATCCTCTATGGTGCACCGCACAGTACGTGCGGTGCATCATATGCGGCCGCACGTGAATACAGACCGTATGATGCACGCCACGTGTGGCCATAAACAACTATCCATCATGTGATGGGTGGTACTTGCGATGTATTGCGAGTACCGCCGAGGATCCGTGCCCCAAGTTAGCATTTGTGCAGCCCAGACTGGCCCATGCCGTGGCTTACGTAACCAAGAGCTAACAAACCAATTCCTGGAAGAGTGGCCCAGACTGGCCCATGCCCATGCCCTGGAAGAGTGCTTGCCACGTGGTCCCCGCACCACTGCCTATCTAAACAACTATAAAGAGAAGCGAGTGCATGGATTCGTACCTGAAGCTCCGGTCATCGGCACCCCTGTGAGTCCTCACAATGTGCTCCAGCCGGTACTTGGCCCGCCGGAAGTCCCTTCTCCGGTTCGAGAGCAGCACCGCGGAGCAACCCATCCGGAAGAAGCAGTTTGGAATCAGCATCGACCGGTTGCGGCCCGTGTACCATGCAAACGACACTGCCTCCGTGCTCACCACCACCGCGTAGTTATTTGGGTTGGATTGCAGCATGTCGCGGGCGAGATCGAGGGCTATGATTCCGGCACTGCACCCCATGCCGCCGAGGTTATAGCTCAGTATGTTACCCCTCATCTTGTAATGGTTTACGATCATGGCCGAGAGGGATGGGGTCGGGTTGAAGAGGCTGCAGTTCACGACGAGAATGCCGACTTCCTTAGGACGAACGCCGCATTTCTCGAAGAGCTCGTCGAGGGCGCCGAACATGACCATGGAGGCCTCGGCACGGCCTTCTTTCATGGTGGCACACTTGCCGGGGGAGAATATGGATTTCGGAACGTAGGTATCGTCGCCGATGCCGGAGGTTTTGAGGATCCGAGACTGGAAGGCTAGGCTCTCCTCGTCGAACTTGCCTGACTTCCGGGCCAGCTCCATGAACTCCTCTCTGGAGACCTGGTGAGGGAAAGGAGGCACGTAATTGGTGCTAAGATGAGTTTTGGTATCGGGTTTGGAATTTGGACCAGACTCGACCCACTTTTTCTTATGGTTTTGTTAGATCGGGTCCTGATCTGGGACAGGATGCAAGTTGGGACTAAATTTTATGAGCCAGAAGGGTGATACGTGTCAGAGAATTGGAGTTGGATTTGGACCCAGACTTTGAACCGCGGTCTTATGTTGTCTTAACTCTAAGTTTAATTTGATGACAGGCCCATTTGCTCCACATGAGTGTAGgtctgtgtgtgtgtctgtgtgatCAATAGTTCCGATAAAACTGACATAGCTTTAGTAATCTCATcacaatatcaaaaaaatcagGTGAAATATGTAATCTAAAATGCTCGTCAACTTCTTTACTTGCCtgtttgccaaaaaaaaaatagaaaaaaaatttcttcacttGTCCAAAACTCCACGATAAAAAACTCAACAAAAAGGCAGAATAGTTAGAATCTCATAAACCTTTCCTTTGCTACGAAACCTAGAAGAGAGATTGTTGTTTGGTTTCATGAATGGAAAGGATGCACCAGCCGTAATACCTTTAGATCGTCGGAGGGACGGTAGCAGGCGAAGTCGATGAGGTAGATAGGCCTGGGCCTGGACATGAAGTAGACTGAGACGGTGAAGACAAGCACGCCAAAGAAAGCCAGCACAGTGGCGAGGTCATAACTTGTCTCGTCCCTCACCTTCTGCCATAACTCTTCTCTACTCAAACTCCCCACCTCCGCGCTGAACAGCACCACTAGCACCGGTATCGTCGCCAAGTATATACCATGGCTGATAAGGTAGTGGTAGCCCAACTTCACATACTTCAGGTTGACCGACTGCAAGAAGTCCGGTAGCCTTCGCCGGACCCTAACGGAGAAAGTTGGTGAACCTGCATCAGGGCCTGTGGCCTCTATCCCACGGTTCACGATCTCGGTCGACAGGAGAATGTGTTCTCCGGCCATCTTTCTTCCCCTATCCTCACTTCTCCGAGGCTTCTTATTTAACAAAAAAGCTACTCTTCatatattgttgttgttgttgttgctgcCTTTGCTATTCCCTTATGTAGGGGAGGGAAAGGAGGGGGATGAGGGGTGTGGCTTTGGGAGAGGGATGATTTATATGAAGGGGGTGGTGGGTGAGGGACAGTTAATGTTTGCACCGAACAAGGAGGTGTGTGGTTGGAACTGCCATGAATTCGCCATTGAAGGCACAATGGTTGAATTCAAAGCAGGCTGTTCatggacctttttttttttttttttgatgtaaaagtTCTTGGACTTCTTAAAGTGTGCAAGTTTTCTCTTTACTTATTTGCTCTCATGGAAGAGGCTTTTGTACCCTCTTCCATTGTTTGGATGCCTTTTTTTCGTGTGGGGATTTACAAGTCTACCCTGCTGCGCCCTCAATCAAAAGGAGGAGACGGAAATTAACCAAATTTACCCCGAATACGTGCATGTTAGACGTGATCGATTAGCAACATTATGCTGTTATGAGCAATGGACACTACTTTAAAATTCAGGCTATGAAATTTGATTATGTGACAGGTTTGATTGGCCTAAAAAGGATATTCTAAGCAGAAACTTCATATTAACCTACCAGTGAGTTGACAAGGGCCAGCTGCATGGTAAACAAAAATATAGCACATATCCTGATTATAAAATTTCCTC
This genomic window from Elaeis guineensis isolate ETL-2024a chromosome 13, EG11, whole genome shotgun sequence contains:
- the LOC105056695 gene encoding 3-ketoacyl-CoA synthase 10, whose amino-acid sequence is MAGEHILLSTEIVNRGIEATGPDAGSPTFSVRVRRRLPDFLQSVNLKYVKLGYHYLISHGIYLATIPVLVVLFSAEVGSLSREELWQKVRDETSYDLATVLAFFGVLVFTVSVYFMSRPRPIYLIDFACYRPSDDLKVSREEFMELARKSGKFDEESLAFQSRILKTSGIGDDTYVPKSIFSPGKCATMKEGRAEASMVMFGALDELFEKCGVRPKEVGILVVNCSLFNPTPSLSAMIVNHYKMRGNILSYNLGGMGCSAGIIALDLARDMLQSNPNNYAVVVSTEAVSFAWYTGRNRSMLIPNCFFRMGCSAVLLSNRRRDFRRAKYRLEHIVRTHRGADDRSFRCVYQEEDEQRIKGLSLSRDLMEVGGHALKTNITTLGPLVLPFSEQLLFFAALLFRCRSSNSAAASKPYIPDYKLAFEHFCMHAASKVVLDELQRNLELGDRHMEASRAVLHRFGNTSSSSIWYELAYLEAKGRVRGGDRVWQLAFGSGFKCNSAVWRAMRRVRWPSRNPWLDCIDRYPVGL